The genomic region TTCTTTGGGGTGTGGGTGATGGTCCATCTCAAGGCTGTTGAAGAGGGAATTGGTGGTGTTGATGCAGCAGAACTCATTTCACTCCGCGAGCATCTGCTTGATGGATGGTATTATATCATCCCGATTGCGTTGTTGTTATTCTATTTGATCATTGAACGACTCTCAGTTTCTCGTTCAGCATGGTTTACCCTTGTCTCACTTGTCGCGCTTATCACACTCGTCGGTGCATATAATAAAGATACTCGTGGCGTGCTCACGCTGTCACTCGCGACTATCATCGGCGTAGAATTACTCTCACACAGTTTTGCCGGCGTTAGCGTCGTTGAGTTTATCTCTGGTACACGTGCAAATGCTATGCCAGCAAGCGTCGCAATAGATGCTGTCCTGCCCCGGATTGGTTGGTATATAATAGCAGCAAGTATACTCACACTTCTGTATAAACCAAAGGCAGTATCTGCACATCTCGAATTGAATCCATCCGTTTTGAATACTGTTGAGGATGTCTCATCACGAACAAACGCCAATATTGGTGATTATCAACTATTCCGACTAGGCGCGTTCATATTTGAATCAATGGAGAATGGTGCCCGGACTGCTGTCCCCGTTGTTATTGCTGTTGCCGCAGCGGGAATCATTCCAGGTGTCATCAGCGTGTCTGGATTGGGACCTAATCTTACATCATTACTTCTTGTGCTTTCTGGTGGCTCCGTGGTCATTATGTTAGTTGTGACTGCCTTTGCAAGCATCCTTCTTGGCATGGGGATGCCGACAACAGTTACATACATTATCCTTATCTCGATGCTAGCGAGTCCACTTGTTGAGTTTGGAATTCCACTGCTGGCAGCACACCTATTCATTCTATACTTCGGGGTAATCGCTGATATCACGCCCCCAGTTGCTGTTGCTGCTTATGCTGCTAGTGGAGTTGCAAAATCAGACCCATTCGAGACGGGTCTAAAAGCATTCTCACTCTCATTGAACAAAGCAATTGTTCCCTTCGCGTTCGTGCTGGCGCCTGGTATCGTCCTATTACGTAAAAAATCAAACGCTGCAGAACTCCCTCTCCGTGAGCGATACCGCGTGATTGAGTTTGCAGATCTTCTCGATTTATCATATGCTATTCCAGAGATTGCAATCCCGATTATCGGTGTATTTATTGGTGTCGTCGCTTTGGGCGTCACTGTCATTGGGACATTATACACAGAGGTATCAACGATTGAGCGAATAGGCTTCGCAACGAGTTCACTGATTTTGATGTCTCCACAACTCCTCTGGACGCTTATCATCGATATTCTGACCCTCCTTGGGACAAGCCTCATGATGACTGGGTCAGTAATTGAACTTATTCTCCGCGGGATTGGACTTGCTCTATTCGTTATCTTGGCTACGCGAAATCGGAAGGATGCAGCAATATAGCTGATAAATTAGCTATACTCAATGAATATGATACTGTCTCAAGAGTAAACAGAGATTGACAGTCACTGACAGTATAATATAATTTCTCCTTGTGATACTGTTTTCCCGACGGATTCATATCGGTTACTCGCTTTCATTCATATGTATTGATGAGCGACGACGCCGGAGTTGATAGCGATATCACATCGGTTCCAGTATTATCAGACATCCCTACTCCCACCGAGGCAACCACCACCGACACCGATGTTGACCCTGCGACAGCACCATCTGATGTGAATGGCTGCGTCGTCTGGCATCGTAAACACCTTCGAACCGCTGACCATCGAGCCCTCGCGAATGCTGTTGCCGATGCAGATATTATCTGTCCGCTGTTTGTATTTGACCCAACGTTCTATGATAATGATGGATTAGCATGTGATGCCCGTATCAGATTTTTGCATGAAGCCGTTGATAGCCTCAATCAACTATATGAAAATTCACCGACACAGTCAATCACACATCAAGCATCTGCGTCACACGATTATCTTGCCGAAGAGACACCTGTTGAACCGCAGCAAATCCAGTCTATCACTGGGGAATATCAAATAAGCGCAGATTCAGATTCGGGTTCAGATTCGACTTCGAATACACCGCTGAAAACAAATAACAGCGAGAGCGACACAATACAATCATCACCAAGAGCATCTGAATATTCATCAGGACTGACAGTTGGTTACGGTGATCCAGTAGATATTCTCTCACACTTTGTCGATCGTGGATGGTCGATATTGACGATGGAAACGCCGACAAGTCGGTATGGCAAACGTCGTGATACCCGTGCTCAATCAGTTTGTGGTGATGCTCTGAGATTTATCTCTGGTGATGGGCTCATACGTGACGCAGAATGGTCACGGGCAAATTGGAAGAACCATATCACTGAGTGGCTATCGGCTGAACAGCATACGCCTGAGTGGAGTGGGAATACAACACAACTCACAATCCCAACAGGTATTACGCCATCAGTCGTCGAAAAGACACATAAAATTAATCCAGCAAAAAAGATGGTTCCGACCGGCACACATCGTGCCGCAACGACGCAACTGCGAGCATTTGTCGATCAGATTGGATCGTATCCAAGCAATATTTCTGCACCGCAAGATGCCCGAACAGGAACAAGTGGGCTTTCGCCGTATTTTAATTTTGGACTACTCTCAATCCGCCAGGTGCATCAATATGTGAATAATAATACGCCTGAGTGTCGTGGTCGACGAATGTTTACGAGCCGGTTGATTTGGAACTGTCACTATAATCAGAAACTTGCCGATTGGGCAGGATGGACCGACCGTGCCGTCAATCCTGCATTTGAGGAATTCAATGCAGACCGTCATAACCCAGCGCTGGTTGATGCATGGAAACACGGACAAACCGGGTTTCCGATGGTTGATGCTTCCATGCGATGTCTCCGCGAAACTGGCTGGTTGAACTTCAGAATGCGTGCAATGTGTGTATCCATTTTCACACACATTCTCCAACAACCATGGTGGATTGGTGCCGACTGGTTTCATCATCATCTCATTGACAGTGATGTCGGCATCAACTACACACAGTGGCAGAGTCAGGCTGGTTTGATTGGTAAACCATCTCAGCGGGTGTATAATCCGCGAAAACAAGTCCGTGATCATGACTCTGATGGAGAGTGGATCACCAAATGGGTCCCTGAATTATCTGACCTCCCTGCACAGCATTTTCCTCGACCTGAGCGAACACCACTTGCAGTTCAATCTGAATGTAATGTAATTATTGGCGATGACTATCCACGACCGGTCGTTGACTTTGATGCCCGTCGTGAAACATTCTGGTCGCGGTATGAGCGACGACGTCCTGAAGCAGCACGTGAACTCGCCCGTCCAGAAATTGCGAAACGAGCTTCCTTTTCTGGCGGTTATGACGCTGCACAAGCAATTGCACAACGTTATGCCGTGGACGAGTCTGATAATGAAGCTGATAATATACAGCTATCATTTTCTGAGATTACGACTATTGATACAAACAGCGATTCCACGGGTGAAAATACCCCTGCGATCAATGAGCTAAATGATACAGCTCACACCGTTCCTGACTCATCGATGACGCTTCAAAAGTCAGTTATCTCAATTCCAACAGGCACTGGTGACTATGCTGGTGAGCCTTCTCCAGACGATCGTGAGGCTGTTTCAAACGCAGTAGATCTCTCAACGACAGACAAGACTGGTGACTCAAGTAATGATAATATAAACACGGATAGATCAACTGAAACGGATGAACAAACAACGATTGAAGGATTTATGTGATGGTTAATTGGATTTTCAGCGATAACACTCATTGCTAACATCATATACCAGTGCTGTATGAAACCCAGTGGTAACATGAACAACACAATAATCTGAGCTTTTATATCGTCAGCAATCTATATTATATCTAATATGCTTGGGCTCCGATTTTTCGCCTGTAATGTCTGTGAGACTGTGATGGCTGCTCCAGTGGAACCATCTCAATGTCATGATTGTCATGATGAAGATATTGCTGAAATCTCTGAGATGCTCCAATCAGATGCCTATTTCACGAGAGCACAGAATTAATAAAATTCTAACACTATTCTCTGCATCATCAAGTTCAAACTCACAATCCAATAAATGATATGTTCGTTTCATGTACAGATTCTCAAGGCGACTGCCTCGGGACCCCAAGGTAGATTCACAACTCACCATGACAACTCATCTTCATTATACTACACCTTTTCATTAATCTACCGTGATCAATAATTGACATCAGTGGACAGTAAATACCGAGATGGAATCCTTGCGGTGATAGCCAGTGGGGCTCTTATTGGGGCTGCACTAATACTCAAGACCGAATCAGGCGTGAATACTGAATTGACTGCGACTATTTTCACCATATGGCCGGCTATGATAGGTATATTTGGGATGATTGCGATTGAATTGATATGCTTATACAATCCAAATCGAACACAAGCAATCTGGAGTCGTCGCTCCATCCAATTCAGTAGTGTTATACTTGTTATTATCGCAGGCGGGTTCGCACTTGTGAGTGACATTCAGTGGATATTCACAGCACTAGTCTGGGGGCTTACTGCATATTTGATATTACTAATTATTGTC from Haloquadratum walsbyi C23 harbors:
- a CDS encoding TRAP transporter permease — protein: MSADTPSDNPRSSTETDNDNVIQSASDTEDTTELIDEIERRRSLTGIAAVITAAIGVLFSIFQLLLAAQSFTITLWAPIVGTVNISLQLLQANAIHVTFALVLTFLLFPATMGEGFISQTFSRAHATIVETLGESNPLSKVITHLATVLRWASLDPNRRRITPFDVISIIAAILTTTYFITDFEEIQRMRVFGLESGRPVVEIYPILDPVLGGLPIIGDISYALLLGVIGILLVLEATRRTLGLPLMLIVATFIIYARWGYLISTTTPLLGLLAIPELTWPDIIQNLWYNTENGVFGIPVTVSVSFIYIFILFGAFLEMSGAGQWFIDLAYALTGRRKGGPAKASILASGFMGTISGSSIANTVTTGAFTIPLMKQSGYSAEFSGAVESSSSSGGQILPPVMGAAAFLMVQYTATPFADIIILATIPAVVFFFGVWVMVHLKAVEEGIGGVDAAELISLREHLLDGWYYIIPIALLLFYLIIERLSVSRSAWFTLVSLVALITLVGAYNKDTRGVLTLSLATIIGVELLSHSFAGVSVVEFISGTRANAMPASVAIDAVLPRIGWYIIAASILTLLYKPKAVSAHLELNPSVLNTVEDVSSRTNANIGDYQLFRLGAFIFESMENGARTAVPVVIAVAAAGIIPGVISVSGLGPNLTSLLLVLSGGSVVIMLVVTAFASILLGMGMPTTVTYIILISMLASPLVEFGIPLLAAHLFILYFGVIADITPPVAVAAYAASGVAKSDPFETGLKAFSLSLNKAIVPFAFVLAPGIVLLRKKSNAAELPLRERYRVIEFADLLDLSYAIPEIAIPIIGVFIGVVALGVTVIGTLYTEVSTIERIGFATSSLILMSPQLLWTLIIDILTLLGTSLMMTGSVIELILRGIGLALFVILATRNRKDAAI
- a CDS encoding cryptochrome/deoxyribodipyrimidine photo-lyase family protein, translated to MSDDAGVDSDITSVPVLSDIPTPTEATTTDTDVDPATAPSDVNGCVVWHRKHLRTADHRALANAVADADIICPLFVFDPTFYDNDGLACDARIRFLHEAVDSLNQLYENSPTQSITHQASASHDYLAEETPVEPQQIQSITGEYQISADSDSGSDSTSNTPLKTNNSESDTIQSSPRASEYSSGLTVGYGDPVDILSHFVDRGWSILTMETPTSRYGKRRDTRAQSVCGDALRFISGDGLIRDAEWSRANWKNHITEWLSAEQHTPEWSGNTTQLTIPTGITPSVVEKTHKINPAKKMVPTGTHRAATTQLRAFVDQIGSYPSNISAPQDARTGTSGLSPYFNFGLLSIRQVHQYVNNNTPECRGRRMFTSRLIWNCHYNQKLADWAGWTDRAVNPAFEEFNADRHNPALVDAWKHGQTGFPMVDASMRCLRETGWLNFRMRAMCVSIFTHILQQPWWIGADWFHHHLIDSDVGINYTQWQSQAGLIGKPSQRVYNPRKQVRDHDSDGEWITKWVPELSDLPAQHFPRPERTPLAVQSECNVIIGDDYPRPVVDFDARRETFWSRYERRRPEAARELARPEIAKRASFSGGYDAAQAIAQRYAVDESDNEADNIQLSFSEITTIDTNSDSTGENTPAINELNDTAHTVPDSSMTLQKSVISIPTGTGDYAGEPSPDDREAVSNAVDLSTTDKTGDSSNDNINTDRSTETDEQTTIEGFM